One genomic window of Pseudomonas aeruginosa includes the following:
- a CDS encoding sensor domain-containing diguanylate cyclase produces MDERASKPPGLLPLSREDLEKTLRYALEIVSDGIWDWNIATNQVSRSAGWYLMLGYPPHSLPESVETWKSIIHPEDYPRVMASFQAYLDGESPEYCEEYRCRTYSGDYLWISDRGRFVEFDERGEPRRMIGAHHEIHQRKLVELELQQRNEELFDWNLRLEELVAERTEALHRVNQALASKMAEAQRLSEIDPLTELYNRRKFEQCLHHEWMRRQRHGRATALVMIDVDHFKRINDLFGHSTGDRVLVAFGRLVASELREVDVLARWGGEEFILLLPETGLEAAAALAERLRQRVRSQSFEMGERLTASFGVGVLNDGETLDLLLCRVDDALYRAKQRRDCVACC; encoded by the coding sequence ATGGACGAACGGGCGTCGAAGCCGCCAGGTCTTCTTCCGCTGTCACGCGAAGACCTTGAGAAAACCCTGCGATATGCCCTGGAGATCGTCAGCGACGGGATCTGGGACTGGAACATCGCGACCAACCAGGTCAGCCGCAGCGCCGGCTGGTACCTGATGCTCGGCTATCCGCCGCATAGCCTGCCGGAGAGCGTGGAGACCTGGAAGAGCATCATCCATCCCGAGGACTATCCGCGGGTGATGGCCAGCTTCCAGGCCTACCTCGACGGCGAAAGCCCGGAATACTGCGAGGAATACCGCTGCCGCACCTACAGCGGGGATTACCTGTGGATCAGCGATCGCGGGCGTTTCGTCGAGTTCGACGAGCGCGGCGAGCCGCGGCGGATGATCGGTGCGCACCACGAGATCCATCAGCGCAAGCTGGTCGAGCTGGAGTTGCAGCAGCGCAACGAGGAACTGTTCGACTGGAACCTGCGTCTCGAGGAACTGGTGGCCGAGCGCACCGAGGCGCTGCACCGGGTCAACCAGGCGCTGGCCTCGAAGATGGCCGAGGCCCAGCGCCTGAGCGAAATCGATCCGCTCACCGAGCTGTACAACCGACGCAAGTTCGAGCAGTGCCTGCACCATGAATGGATGCGCCGGCAGCGCCATGGACGCGCCACGGCACTGGTGATGATCGATGTCGATCACTTCAAGCGGATCAACGACCTGTTCGGCCACTCCACCGGTGATCGCGTGCTGGTCGCCTTCGGCCGCCTGGTTGCCAGCGAGCTGCGCGAGGTCGACGTGCTGGCGCGTTGGGGTGGCGAGGAGTTCATCCTGCTGCTCCCGGAAACCGGCCTGGAGGCCGCGGCGGCCTTGGCCGAACGCCTGCGCCAGCGGGTTCGCTCGCAGTCCTTCGAGATGGGCGAGCGGTTGACCGCCAGCTTTGGCGTCGGCGTGCTGAATGATGGCGAGACCCTCGACCTGCTGCTGTGCCGGGTGGACGACGCCCTCTATCGGGCCAAGCAGCGTCGCGATTGCGTGGCCTGTTGCTGA
- a CDS encoding NRDE family protein, with protein sequence MCLIVFAWQPGHALPLLVAANRDEFYARPSLPLAAWEDAEGVFAGRDLEAGGTWLGLGPAGRFAALTNVRDPSQALGKRSRGELVADFLRGGGNPADYLAQVAGRAADYSGFNLLIGDRHQLWHYNPRVGPPRLLPAGIYGLSNAALDTPWPKLLKARAALAERLAEPHPQALMELLADAAPAADGQLPDTGVGLATERLLSSVFIASPSYGTRASSVVRVHADGTREMIERSFGPSGARLGEVSLVLPPG encoded by the coding sequence ATGTGCCTGATCGTCTTCGCCTGGCAACCGGGGCACGCCCTGCCGCTGCTGGTCGCCGCCAACCGTGACGAATTCTATGCCCGCCCGAGCCTGCCGCTGGCGGCCTGGGAGGACGCCGAGGGGGTATTCGCCGGACGCGACCTGGAGGCCGGCGGCACCTGGCTGGGGCTCGGCCCGGCCGGCCGTTTCGCCGCCCTGACCAACGTCCGCGATCCGTCGCAGGCTCTCGGCAAGCGCTCCCGTGGCGAACTGGTGGCGGACTTCCTGCGCGGCGGCGGCAACCCGGCCGACTACCTGGCGCAGGTCGCCGGGCGCGCCGCGGACTATTCCGGCTTCAACCTGCTCATTGGCGATCGCCATCAGCTCTGGCACTACAACCCCCGCGTAGGGCCACCGCGCCTGCTGCCGGCGGGGATCTACGGGCTGTCCAACGCGGCCCTCGATACGCCCTGGCCGAAGCTGCTCAAGGCTCGCGCCGCCCTCGCCGAGCGGCTTGCCGAGCCGCATCCGCAGGCCCTGATGGAGCTGCTGGCCGACGCAGCGCCGGCCGCCGACGGCCAGTTGCCGGATACCGGCGTGGGTCTGGCCACGGAACGCCTGCTCTCCAGCGTGTTCATCGCCAGCCCGAGCTACGGCACTCGCGCCAGCAGCGTCGTACGGGTACACGCCGACGGCACGCGGGAGATGATCGAGCGCAGCTTCGGGCCGTCCGGCGCCCGGCTCGGCGAGGTCAGCCTGGTGCTGCCGCCAGGCTGA
- a CDS encoding sulfite exporter TauE/SafE family protein: protein MEFLLYIVLGACAGVLAGLFGVGGGLIIVPALVFSFTAHGFGGDVLTQMAVGTSLATIVFTSINSILEHHRRGAVRWPVFAWMTLGILIGSALGALTAAQIKGPLLQKIIGVFAILVALQMVLDLKPKGSREVPGKGGLTLAGAVIGWASAIFGIGGGSLTVPFLSWRSVPMQQAVATSSACGLPIAISGALSFIAVGWHNPQLPEWSLGYVYLPALVGIAATSMLFARFGARLAHRLSPRVLKRLFALLLFSVGISFLTPDLAFLS, encoded by the coding sequence ATGGAGTTTCTCCTCTATATCGTGCTGGGCGCCTGTGCCGGCGTGCTGGCCGGACTGTTCGGCGTCGGCGGCGGCCTGATCATCGTCCCGGCGCTGGTCTTCAGCTTCACCGCGCACGGTTTCGGCGGCGACGTCCTGACCCAGATGGCGGTCGGCACCTCCCTGGCGACCATCGTCTTCACTTCGATCAATTCCATTCTCGAACACCATCGGCGCGGCGCGGTGCGCTGGCCGGTGTTCGCCTGGATGACCCTCGGCATCCTCATCGGCAGTGCCCTCGGCGCGCTGACCGCGGCGCAGATCAAGGGGCCGCTGTTGCAGAAGATAATCGGGGTGTTCGCCATCCTGGTCGCTTTGCAGATGGTTCTCGACCTCAAGCCCAAGGGTAGCCGCGAGGTGCCCGGCAAGGGCGGCCTGACCCTGGCCGGCGCGGTGATCGGCTGGGCCTCGGCGATCTTCGGCATCGGCGGCGGTTCGCTGACCGTGCCTTTCCTCAGTTGGCGCAGCGTGCCGATGCAGCAGGCGGTGGCGACTTCCTCGGCCTGCGGCCTTCCTATCGCCATTTCCGGCGCTCTGTCGTTCATCGCGGTCGGCTGGCACAACCCGCAGTTGCCGGAGTGGAGCCTGGGCTACGTCTATCTGCCGGCGTTGGTCGGCATCGCCGCCACCAGTATGCTGTTCGCCCGCTTCGGCGCGCGCCTGGCGCATCGTTTGTCGCCGCGCGTACTCAAGCGACTGTTCGCCCTGCTGCTGTTCAGCGTGGGCATAAGTTTCCTGACCCCCGATCTCGCTTTTCTGTCGTAG
- the lgt gene encoding prolipoprotein diacylglyceryl transferase translates to MLTYPQIDPVALAIGPLKIHWYGLMYLIGIGGAWLLASRRMKRFDPTWTKERLSDLVFWVACGVILGGRLGYVLFYNLDEYIANPTLIFEVWKGGMSFHGGLLGVMLAVWWFGKRHGKSFFQLMDFIAPLVPIGLGAGRIGNFINSELWGKVSDVPWAMVFPNGGPLPRHPSQLYQFALEGVALFVILWLFTRKPRPTASVSGLFVLCYGIFRFVVEFVRVPDAQLGYLAWGWLTMGQVLCVPMVLAGIALMVWAYRRDAAQPKAA, encoded by the coding sequence ATGCTGACGTATCCCCAGATCGATCCGGTTGCGCTGGCCATCGGCCCGCTGAAGATCCACTGGTACGGGCTGATGTACCTGATCGGGATCGGCGGCGCCTGGCTGCTGGCGTCGCGCCGGATGAAGCGCTTCGACCCGACCTGGACCAAGGAGCGCCTTTCCGACCTGGTCTTCTGGGTCGCCTGCGGCGTGATCCTCGGTGGCCGCCTGGGCTACGTGCTGTTCTACAACCTGGACGAGTACATCGCCAACCCGACGCTGATCTTCGAGGTCTGGAAAGGCGGCATGTCCTTCCATGGCGGCCTGCTCGGCGTGATGCTGGCGGTCTGGTGGTTCGGCAAGCGCCATGGCAAGAGCTTCTTCCAGCTGATGGACTTCATCGCCCCGCTGGTGCCCATCGGCCTGGGCGCCGGGCGCATCGGCAACTTCATCAACTCGGAACTGTGGGGCAAGGTCAGCGATGTGCCCTGGGCCATGGTCTTCCCCAACGGCGGCCCGCTGCCGCGGCATCCCTCGCAGCTGTACCAGTTCGCCCTGGAAGGCGTGGCGCTGTTCGTCATCCTCTGGCTGTTCACCCGCAAGCCACGGCCGACCGCCTCGGTCTCCGGCCTGTTCGTGCTGTGCTACGGGATCTTCCGCTTCGTCGTCGAATTCGTCCGCGTGCCGGATGCCCAGCTCGGCTACCTCGCCTGGGGTTGGCTGACCATGGGCCAGGTGCTCTGCGTACCGATGGTGCTGGCCGGCATTGCCCTGATGGTCTGGGCCTACCGCCGCGACGCGGCGCAGCCGAAGGCGGCCTGA
- a CDS encoding thymidylate synthase gives MKQYLDLMRHVREHGTFKSDRTGTGTYSVFGHQMRFDLAAGFPLVTTKKCHLKSIVHELLWFLKGSTNIAYLKEHGVSIWDEWADENGDLGPVYGYQWRSWPAPDGRHIDQIANLMAMLKKNPDSRRLIVSAWNPALIDEMALPPCHALFQFYVADGKLSCQLYQRSADIFLGVPFNIASYALLTLMVAQVAGLQPGEFIWTGGDCHLYANHLEQADLQLTREPLPLPSMKLNPEVKDLFDFRFEDFELVGYEAHPHIKAPVAV, from the coding sequence ATGAAACAGTACCTCGACCTGATGCGCCACGTGCGCGAGCACGGCACCTTCAAGAGCGACCGCACCGGCACCGGCACCTATAGCGTGTTCGGCCACCAGATGCGCTTCGACCTGGCCGCGGGCTTCCCCCTGGTGACCACCAAGAAGTGCCACCTCAAGTCGATCGTCCACGAGCTGCTGTGGTTCCTCAAGGGCTCCACCAATATCGCCTACCTCAAGGAGCACGGCGTCTCGATCTGGGACGAATGGGCCGACGAGAACGGCGACCTCGGCCCGGTGTATGGCTACCAGTGGCGCTCCTGGCCGGCGCCGGACGGCCGCCACATCGACCAGATCGCCAACCTGATGGCGATGCTGAAGAAGAATCCGGACTCGCGCCGGCTGATCGTCTCCGCCTGGAACCCGGCGCTGATCGACGAGATGGCCCTGCCGCCCTGCCACGCGCTGTTCCAGTTCTACGTCGCCGACGGCAAGCTCAGCTGCCAGCTCTACCAACGTTCGGCGGACATCTTCCTCGGCGTACCCTTCAATATCGCCAGCTATGCCCTGCTGACCCTGATGGTGGCGCAGGTCGCCGGCCTGCAGCCGGGCGAGTTCATCTGGACCGGCGGCGATTGCCACCTGTACGCCAACCACCTGGAGCAGGCCGACCTGCAGCTGACCCGCGAGCCGCTGCCGTTGCCGAGCATGAAGCTGAATCCCGAGGTGAAGGATCTGTTCGACTTTCGCTTCGAGGACTTCGAGCTGGTCGGCTACGAGGCCCATCCGCACATCAAGGCACCGGTCGCGGTCTGA
- a CDS encoding FkbM family methyltransferase, producing MPFVSYAQNLEDVRLWRALKLFPRGFYIDVGANHPRIDSVTLAFYERGWRGINIEPLPHLHRELERERPEDLNLNLAIGEREGRATLYEMAASGLSTLDPELTRQRQAEGCTATPREVKVSTLDAICAAHVEGPIHFLKIDVEGLEGAVLRGLDLNRWRPWLILAETPFDHDPEWKAPLLAAGYRFVHFDGLNGYYLAEEQARLEGAFALPPNLLDDFQLCHGHAMSHPVAPLEQALEQALQRAEDAERALRDWRALPWYRRLFG from the coding sequence ATGCCCTTCGTTTCCTACGCGCAGAACCTGGAAGACGTCCGACTCTGGCGGGCCCTGAAACTCTTCCCCAGGGGGTTCTACATCGACGTCGGCGCCAACCACCCGCGGATCGACTCGGTCACCCTGGCGTTCTACGAGCGCGGCTGGCGCGGCATCAACATCGAACCGCTGCCCCACCTGCACCGCGAGCTGGAGCGGGAACGGCCGGAAGACCTCAACCTGAACCTCGCCATTGGCGAGCGCGAAGGCCGCGCCACGCTCTACGAGATGGCCGCCTCGGGTCTCTCCACCCTGGACCCCGAGCTAACCCGCCAGCGCCAGGCCGAGGGCTGCACGGCCACCCCGCGCGAAGTGAAGGTCAGCACCCTGGACGCGATCTGCGCGGCCCATGTCGAAGGGCCGATCCACTTCCTCAAGATCGACGTCGAAGGGCTGGAAGGCGCGGTGCTCCGCGGCCTCGACCTGAACCGCTGGCGCCCGTGGCTGATCCTCGCGGAAACTCCATTCGACCACGACCCCGAGTGGAAAGCGCCGCTGCTCGCCGCGGGCTACCGTTTCGTCCACTTCGACGGCCTCAACGGCTATTACCTGGCGGAGGAACAGGCCCGCCTGGAAGGCGCCTTCGCGCTACCGCCGAACCTGCTGGACGACTTCCAGCTCTGCCATGGCCATGCCATGAGCCATCCGGTCGCTCCGCTGGAGCAGGCCCTGGAACAGGCGCTGCAACGCGCAGAAGATGCGGAGCGGGCTTTGCGGGACTGGCGCGCGCTTCCCTGGTACCGTCGCCTGTTCGGTTGA
- a CDS encoding GTPase/DUF3482 domain-containing protein: MTEPLILAVVGHTNTGKTSLLRTLTRDRGFGEVSHRPSTTRHVEGARLSVDGEALLELYDTPGLEDAIALLDYLDALERPGERLDGPERMARLLDSNEARGRFEQEAKVVRQLLASDAGLYVIDAREPVLAKYRDELAVLAGCGRPLLPVLNFVASPQHREEEWRAALARLGLHALVRFDSVAPPLDGERRLYESLALLLERARPQLDRLIADHETQAAARLRAGQRLIAELLVDVAACRRLVPGGESAVQEATRDLHQQVRKREQACVEALLRLYAFARDDARAADLPLLDGRWGDDLFNPETLRQLGIRLGGGVAAGAAAGAGIDLLVGGVTLGAAAALGALAGGAWQTVGHYGSRLLGKLKGARELTVNDAVLRLLALRQRQLLAALQTRGHAAVEAIRLETPEDKQWREGKLPEALRKARAHPEWSSLNGRRVGGSDRQEQIDALAELLESGRGE, encoded by the coding sequence ATGACTGAGCCGCTGATCCTGGCCGTGGTCGGCCACACCAATACCGGCAAGACCTCGCTGCTGCGCACCCTGACCCGCGACCGCGGATTCGGCGAAGTCTCCCATCGCCCCAGCACCACCCGCCACGTCGAGGGCGCCAGGCTGTCGGTGGACGGCGAAGCGCTGCTGGAACTCTACGACACGCCCGGCCTGGAAGACGCCATCGCCCTGCTCGACTACCTGGACGCCCTGGAGCGCCCCGGCGAGCGTCTCGATGGCCCGGAACGCATGGCGCGGTTGCTGGACAGCAACGAAGCGCGCGGGCGTTTCGAACAGGAAGCCAAGGTGGTCCGCCAGTTGCTCGCCTCCGACGCCGGGCTCTACGTGATCGACGCCCGCGAACCGGTGCTGGCCAAGTATCGCGACGAACTGGCGGTGCTCGCCGGCTGCGGCCGGCCGCTGCTGCCGGTGCTGAACTTTGTCGCCAGCCCGCAGCATCGCGAGGAGGAGTGGCGCGCCGCCCTCGCTCGCCTGGGCCTGCACGCCCTGGTGCGTTTCGACAGCGTGGCGCCGCCGCTGGACGGCGAACGGCGCCTCTACGAGAGCCTGGCGCTGCTGCTGGAGCGCGCCCGGCCGCAACTCGACCGGCTGATCGCCGACCATGAGACCCAGGCCGCCGCGCGCCTGCGCGCCGGGCAACGGCTGATCGCCGAATTGCTGGTCGACGTCGCCGCCTGCCGGCGCCTGGTGCCCGGCGGCGAAAGCGCCGTGCAGGAAGCCACCCGCGACCTGCACCAGCAGGTGCGCAAGCGCGAGCAGGCCTGCGTGGAAGCGTTGCTGCGGCTCTACGCCTTCGCCAGGGACGACGCCCGCGCCGCCGACCTGCCGCTGCTCGACGGCCGCTGGGGCGACGATCTGTTCAATCCGGAGACCCTGCGCCAACTCGGTATCCGCCTCGGCGGCGGGGTTGCGGCCGGTGCCGCGGCCGGCGCCGGCATCGACCTGCTGGTGGGCGGCGTCACCCTTGGCGCCGCCGCCGCCCTCGGTGCCCTCGCCGGCGGCGCCTGGCAGACCGTCGGCCACTACGGCTCGCGCCTGCTCGGCAAGCTCAAGGGCGCCCGCGAGCTGACCGTCAACGACGCCGTGCTGCGCTTGCTCGCGCTGCGCCAACGGCAGCTCCTGGCAGCCCTGCAAACGCGCGGCCACGCGGCGGTCGAGGCGATCCGCCTGGAAACCCCGGAGGACAAGCAGTGGCGCGAAGGCAAGCTGCCGGAAGCGCTGCGCAAGGCGCGCGCGCATCCGGAGTGGTCGTCGCTGAACGGCAGGCGGGTGGGCGGCAGCGACCGCCAGGAACAGATCGACGCGCTGGCCGAATTGCTGGAGAGCGGGCGCGGGGAATGA